One Cumulibacter soli genomic window, CGAAGCTCAACAGTGGACTGAGCGCGCCGATCAGCGATTCGCCGACGCGCTGAAGAACAACCAACGCGGGGACAACTACTCGATACTGACCGTCCTGTTCGCGCTGGTTCTATTCCTGGCTGCGTTGGCGCAGCGCACCCGCGGTCGTCGGCCAGGTCAGGTCCTGCTCACGGTTGCAGGGCTGGCAGCCATCGCAATCGTGATCGTCATGGCGACGTACCCCATCAAGGTTTGACGTACCGTCCACCGGACGTCCTGCGTGGCCACGCTCCGGTCAGCAGGTTCACCAGTCCGAGATAATTCGCAGGATTCGGTAAGTCAGGCGGCCGGCTACGTCAGACGGTCCGCGCGCACGACAGGGTGCTCACCGACGCGCCAAGCCGCTAGATGAGGCGGCGCAGCAGCACCGCGAGCGCGTCCTGTTCGGAAGGATCGAGCCGCCCAAAGAATTCCTCCGCGTGCGCCACTCGCCCCGATTCGACTTTCGCCAGCACATCAAGCCCATGTCCTGTCGCTTCGACGACCCTCGACCGACGGTCGGTCGGGTGTTGTGCGCGCCGAACAAACCCCTTGCGCTCCAGGTGATCGACCACGTCGGTGGCCGACCGGGTGACCATGCCCATTCGACCGGCGATATCGGAGATCCGCGGCGACGCGTCGGGCGCTGCACAGCGGGTTTCACCACCGCCGCGACCGGCGATAAAGCGCAACGCATGGAACTGGTGCACGCTCAGCCCGAACGGCTCCACCAGGGCCATCGTGCTCCGGCGCAAGGCTCGTGAAGCGTGCCGTAGCAACTCGGCGAGGTCGTCGGTGCGATCAGTCACGGAATGAATGTAGCCCATGCAGCGTTTGCTTCATTGTGAGGTAGCCTCACAAATTGCTTGTGCCGGTCACTTAGCCGCACCGCACACCGAGAAAGGGGAGCCACCTATGCAACCTATGGGCCCCGTCGGCGGTCCCGGTCCGCTCGGCATGAGCGCTCGAATGAACCCGGCCGACCGCGCGCAACTCGACCGCTCACCAGTTTCCTTACGTCGCGTCACGACCCTCTTCCGGCCGTTTCGCGGCGTCATTGCGGTCGTCGTCGCGCTGATCGTCGCGTCCTCCGTGATCAGCCTCGCGCAGCCGTTCCTAGTTCGGACGGTCATCGACGATGCCCTCCCGCACGGCGACATCAGCCTGCTCGTGTGGGCAGTGGCCGGGATGATCGGCATCGCGGTCGCGGCGGCAGTACTCGGCGTCCTGCAGACCTACCTGTCGACCAAGGTCGGCCAGCAGGTCATGCACCGCTTACGAGTGTCGGTCTTCGACCACCTACAGAAACAATCAATGTCGTTCTTCACCCGTGAGCGCAGCGGTGAGGTGCAGTCCCGCCTGACGAACGACATCTCCAGCATGCAGAACGTGGTTACCACGACCGCGACTTCCATCGCCTCGAACGTGACCACCGCGGTGGGGACCGCCATCGCCATGGCCGCGTTGTCATGGCGGCTGTCCCTCATTTCTCTGTTCGTACTTCCTCCAGCGATCTATATCAGCCGTAAGGTCGCGCTGATGCGCCGCGACAAAACATCCGCCCTGCAAAAGCGCCGCGCCGATATGCAGACCCAAATCGAGGAGCGCCTATCGGTCTCCGGAGCGCTGCTGATGAAGACGCTCGGCGCAAACGGACGATCCAGCGAACAGTTCGCCGCGACCTCGGCCGACATCGCCGACCTCGAACTTCGTTCACAACTCGCCGGGCGCTGGCTGATGTCGACCACCACCGTCGTGTTCGCGACGATCCCCGCGCTGATTTACCTAGCGGCGGGTTTCCCCGCAACTTCCGGCGGGATGACGATTGGAACGCTGGTCGCGTTCACGGCGCTACAAACCACGATCTTCCGACCGATCCTCGGACTACTGAACGTCGGCGTCCAATGGGTCTCGTCGATGGCGCTGTTCAGCCGAATCTTCGAGTACCAGGACCTACCGATCGACGTGGCTGAACCGGCCAATCCGCGCTACCTCGACCCGAGCAGCGCGCGCGGCGACGTAGTCATCGAGCACGCGACGTTCAGTTACCCGAATGCCGCGAAAGCCGCAGTGGATGACGTTGACCTGCACGTACCCTCGGGCACCTCGTTGGCGCTGGTCGGTGAGACGGGGTCCGGAAAGAGCACCCTCGCCTCCCTGCTGTCGCGGATCTACGACCCGCAGCGCGGGCGGATCACCATTGACGGCGTCGATCTTCGCGATCTCACCAACGAGAACCTGACCTCGATCGTCGGCGTCGTCGCCCAGGAGGCCTACCTCGTGCACGCGTCTATCCGCGACAACCTACGGTTGGCCAAACCTGATGCCACCGACGACGAGATTTGGCGAGCGCTGGAAGCGGCCCAGATCGACGACCTGCTTTCGGGGCTACCCGAAGGCCTAGACACCCTCGTCGGTTCACGCGGCTACCGTTTCTCCGGCGGGGAGAAGCAGCGCTTGGCTATCGCGCGAACCCTGCTGCGTGACCCGCGCGTACTCGTCCTCGACGAAGCAACATCCGCCCTGGACAACGACACCGAACGCGAACTGCAGGCAGCCCTCGATGCCCTGGTCGTCGGCCGTACGACGATCACCATCGCGCACCGCTTATCCACCATCGAGGACGCCGATCAGATCGCCGTACTCTCGCACGGCCGGGTGATCGAACTCGGCACCCACACCGAACTCCTCGCCGCCGACGGACAGTACGCCCATCTCGCGGGCGAGGCCCTACTTACCTCCTGAACACAGATCTGCGGTGGTTTGGCGGTGGGTAATCGCAATTTCCACCGCTAAACCACCGCAGATTTCAGGTGCTACTCCGGCGAGACGGCGATGTACCGCAAGTCGGTGTAATCGGTCGCGGCATGCAGCCCGGTGACCGAATCATCTGCGCCGATCAGCCGGTTGGTCAGGCAGATCGGGATGATGTTGCGGACCTCTTCCAAGAACAGTTCGCTCCACTGGCTGTACAACTCATTGCGCACGTCAGGATCGGTCTCGCTGGCCGCCTGCTTACCGAGGTCCAGCATCTCCTGCGGCATCTCGCCACCCGGGTTGTACAGCGCGTCGGGTAAGAAGTTGCGATCCAGTACGCCGGCCGGGTCTGGCTGACCGGTGTAACCAGACACCGTCAGCGGCGACGTCTTGGCGAAGGCGAACTCCTCGAGGAGCGTCGCCGGCGGTCCGGGTTTGACGTTCATCGACATACCGACCTGCTTGAGCTGTGCCTGGATAACCTCGGCCAGATCCACCGTGTCGTTATCTGTCACGTTCGCGTCGTACGCCGTGCTCGGGTCAACCCCGGCTTCCTCGAGCAACTGCGTCGCCTTGTCCGGGTCGTACGGCCACTGGTCCAGCCCGTCGCCAATTTCTTCGGAGTAGCCAATCGTGCCCTTACCGAACATCTGCACCTGGGGGTCGCAGAATCCGCCGTACAGCCCCTCGGAGATGTCCTCACGATTGATCGCCAGGCTCATCGCCTCGCGCACCTTGGGATCGTCGAACGGCGCCGTGGCGGTGTTGATTGCCAAGAAGTAGATCAGCGGAGTCGGGCCCGCAACGATCACACGGTCATCGTCGATCGTCTTCGACTGGTCGACAGTGATCGCGGCTGCGGTCGCCTCACCGCTGGCGAGCGCGTTGTAGCGCGTTTGCGCATCCGGCATCGCGACTACGGTCAACTTGGCGACGCGCTGGGCCTCCGGATCCCAGTAGTCCGGATTTCGTTCCAGTACGACGCGGGTACCCGGGGTTGCCTCGATGACCTTGTACGGGCCCGTTCCGACTGGATTGCTCGCGAGCGTGTCTTCCTTGATCCCCTTCGGGGAGGACATCATCCCGGCTCGCGCCGAAAGTGACGACGTCACGGCACCGAGTCCGCTTTGCACATTCACCTTGACGGTGTATTCGTCGATCACCTCGACGTCGGTGACCGGCAGCAGCTCGGAAGCGATCTTGCTTCCCTCGGACCGGTAGTGGTCGAGATTCGTCTTTACCGCCTCGGCATTGAACGGCGTCCCGTCGGTGAAGTTCACCCCCTCACGCAATGTGAGCGTGAGCGACTTACCGTCCTCGGACGGCGTCCACTCGGTCGCCAGCATCGGTTCGAACTCACCCGCGGGGGTGCGGTAGATCAACCGGTCGTAGATCGGGGCCATGTAGTTTTGATCCAGCCCAGCAGCACTCGCGTATGGGTCGAAACTCGACGGCATCAAGGACTCTGCCATCACGAACTCGGCATTTTCGTCGTAGTCGTCGGAGGCTGGCACCTCGATCGGGAAGTCGTCGCGCGACGGCTCGTCCGAACTGTCCGGGGCATCACCGCAGGCGGACAGCGCGAGGGTAAGCCCAACGCCTGCCGCGAACGCTTTGAATCTGAATCGCATCGAGTACCGCCTTGAGGGTCTGAGGCTACAAAGTTCCCCTCAACCTATCGAGCGCTCACTCAACCGGCAACGGGCGGCGCGACAATGCGGTCACGGTTGGGTATCGCCAACGTGGCAGAGTACCGGCATGGATCAACTCAACAGAATGTTCGGCCTGGACGGCAAAGTCGCTATCGTCACCGGTGGGAGCCGCGGCATCGGTCTGATGGCCGCGCGCGGCTTACTCGACGCGGGTGCCCGCGTCTACATCGCAGCCCGCAAGGCGCAGCAAGTCGAAGAGGCCGTTGCCGAACTCTCGGCGCACGGGGACGTCGTCGGTACGGCCGCGGACCTATCTTCGCCCGAAGCGTGCCGTGCGTACGCGAGCGAAATCGCCGACCGCGAATCCAGTCTCGACATTCTGGTGAACAACGCCGGTGCGACCTGGGCCGCGGATATCGGCAGCTTCCCGGAAGAAGCGTGGGACAAGGTCTTCGATATCAACGTGAAGGCGCCGTACTTCCTCACCGAGGCATTGCTGCCACTATTGGAAAAGAACGCGTCCCAGGACGATCCGAGCCGCGTGATCAATATCGGCTCGATTGATGGCATTCAGGTGCCGCGGCATGCCGCGTTCCCCTACGGGCCAAGCAAAGCGGCGGTTCACCAACTCACCCGCGTACTAGCGTTCAACCTTGGCGACCGATACATCACCGTGAACGCGATCGCGCCCGGACCGTTCGAATCGAAGATGATGGCAGTGACGCTGGCTGCCCATGGTGACGCGATCGCGGCATCCTCTCCGTTGGGACGGATCGGTCGCCCGGACGACATCGGTGGCACGGTGGTGTATTTCGCCAGCCGCGCGGCGGCGTACGTGACGGGTTCGGTGCTGCCGGTGGACGGCGGCATCGCTACCACCGCGGGCCGAAGCACCGAGTAGACACCCAACGACCTATGGGGCGGCCCGCGAGACTACCGAACCGATAGCCTCGCAGGCTGCCCCACAGAGCGCTGCGCTGAAGTTAGCCGATGGCCGGGGGTTTGTTGCCGTACTTCTGGCGGACCTTGCCCAGGTGCCCGACGGCCATGGTGCCGGCGCCCGCGGCCAGCAGGATCGCCACGATGTCCATGAACGTTCCGCCCGAAGTCATGAGCAGAGCGACCAGCGATACACCGCCGACGGCGCCGACCGTCTTCCACTGAGAACTCACATAGCGGTTCACGGCTGAACCTGCGGCGCCACGCGATTTGGCGGCCTTGTCGAGCAACATCAGGTACGCCGCATCACCGGCGACCGCGAGAATGCCCGCGATCGCGACGAGAATCGCAATCAGATTGATCATGTTGTGCCTAACGGTTCAGGTCGGTCTGTTGTTCCTGCGGCTTCGCGAAGGTAGATATGACGATGCGGTGGGTCTGCCCGGATAGCCACTGCTTATTGCCGGACTGAACCCACCGCATGCGCACCGTACGACGTTAGGACTTCTCGACGACTCGCCAACGATTGGTCTCGCCCGGATCGGACTGCACTACCCCGCGCTGCTGCAGCAACTCGATGTGCGAGACGGACTCACCCAACGCGGAGCGACGCTCCGGGAACTTGAAGGTGTCCCACGACCGGCTCCACGACAGTCGCTGCGACACCTCCCAGGCGGTGAGGCCGGGCTGATCGCGCAGGACGCCGACGAGTTCGGCGAGCCGCTCCTCATGGTGACCGATCAACTCCGCGGTGCGGTCACTGATCCCCGAGTAGCGGTACTCGTGGCCGGGCAGCCCTTCGAGTTCGCCTAGTTCATCGGCGATGGTGCCGACCTTGGTCAACGAATCGAGGTACTTCGCCAGCGCGTCCGGCGGGTTGCTGGAGTGCACCGAGATGTTCGGCGTGATGCGCGGCAGCACATGATCACCGGTGAACATCACCTTGCGCGTGTTGTCCACGAAGCACATGTGCCCCGGCGTATGGCCCGGGGTCCAGATGCCATCCAACTCCCAGCCCGGCAGGTCGAGGCGCTGTCCGTCCTCAACGAGTACATCCGGCGGATGGTGGTCGACGAACGAACGGAACTCGCCAACGTCACGGTTCATCAGTTGGCGTTCTTCTTCAGGGACACCGTTGGCAATGGCATGGAAGTCCGATTCCATCTGCCACTTGACCTCCTGAGTGGGGTCAATCATCAACGTCGTCGCCTCAGCGCGGTGCAGCGTAATCCGCGCTCCGGTCTCTTCACGCAGCCGCTTCGCCAGTCCGAAGTGGTCTGGGTGCACGTGCGTGATCAGAATGTCTTTAATGTCGCTGACCGCGTAGCCGCCCTTGGCTAACCCGGCGGTCAATGCCTCGTAGGACTTCTCGTCATTCCACCCGGCATCGATAATCGCGATACCGTCGCGCAACTCAAGTACGTAGACCAACACGTATCGCAGTGGACGAATCGGGATCTCGACCGGAATGGACCATAAGCCCGGCTGGACCTCCTCGACGGGCGGCAACACCCGGTCGATCCATGCCTGCTTCTGCAGATGGCCAGTCACTTTCGCAGCCATATATCTCCTCACGTCGTCTGGCCTGACGGTATCTGACGCCCTACCAAACTCGTTCGCACCCCTCATCATTTGCGATGACGGGCGATCAGCGAGGTCTAGTTCCAGCCCTCCAGCCGTCCGACGTCCTCCCAGGTCGACGCGTATTCCCGGTAGGAGGCTAGCGACGAATCGAGGTCGCCCTCTTGCAGATATTCCAACGCGTCAGCAGCCACGGACATCGAATCATCGCCGTCCGGTCGGATCCGATGCAGCAGCCCGGCCAACGACTCGTAATCCAATTCGACCATCGAATCGAGGTCAAAGGTGCGTAGCCAGCGCACGGCTACATCGAGGTCGGAAATGAACGGCGTGACACCGAAGGTCTGCGAGATCAACTCGAGAGCACGTTCGCCGCGTCGCAGCGCATCCACGATGGAGGTTCGATACACGATCGACTCCAGCGTGTCGGTCGGCACGGCGTCCGATGGCGTGAACATCAGCGCCCACCAGAACGGGACCTCCCAACTGGCGGTGACGACGTGATCCTTGCCCTCGTCCTCGGTCGGCTTCGGGCGCAATTGCAGACCGGCAGCTTTGCGCCTCGCGGTCCGCCCCAGTACCTGGTCGCTGAGCGGGAACGGCAACTTCCATTCGGAGTCGACGATGGCTTGCAACGCGCGGTCACGAGTGTCCAGCGGACACACGACGATGTTCTCGCCCCATTCGGCGATCAGCGCCTCTTCGTCGATATTCAAGCGGTGAAAGTCGACCTGGGTGCCGACGACCGCGGACAACATTGCGTACCGTTCACGCTCCAACGCGGAACCTTGGCGACGCCGACGAGCCGCGTAGCGAGCCCATCGATTGCGGGCTGCGCCCTCGAAGGCGAAAATCGGTTCGTAGACCCGCAGAGAACTCCTGTACGACGCGTGCACGCCCCGAACGATACGAGCACTACGTGCCGCTGGGCGCCGATTTCGCGCTCAGCGGAATGAACGCGTCACCAAACGCGCCGTACCGCCGGGCCTAGGTGGGCGAACCGATCAAAGCCGGGTAGGCTGGTGCCCACGATATGACTAATGGATCCGGGACCGCTTTGTGCGGCCCGCTGCGTATGAGGGGGTCGAGCCATGGGGCGCGGCCGTGCAAAGGCAAAGCAGACCAAGGTTGCTCGCGAACTTAAGTATTTTTCGCCTGACACCGACCTGAGCGCGCTCCAGCGCGAGCTCGGAGGGTCGTCTGCTCAGCCCAGAGACGAGGCTGACTACGACGATGATCCGTACGCGGATCTCGCCGATAAGTACGCCGACTACAACGACGAGCCGGACACCGGCCGTCGCAGCACAGGCTGACTCGAGCCATCAGCACCGGCAAATAACAAATATCGACTCCCCGATGGGAGTCGATATTTGTGCGCTGCAACGTTGCGAGATCGCGAGCCCTGGGCGCTGCACCCCGGGCAGAGCATCGGCGCTAGGCCCGGTAGTCACCCACGAGCGTGGTGACCGCGGCGCCGTCAGCCTCGGCGATCTGGCCGCATACCCAAGATTCAATTCCGGCCGCCGTCAGTTGACGCACGGCGCCATCAGCGGCCGAAGCCGGCACCGCAGCGAGCATGCCGACACCGACGTTGAACGCGCGCTCCATTTCCTCGCGCGCGATACCGCCAGCTTCCTTGATCACCGAGAACACCGGCGGCAGCGCCCAGCTCGAGCGCTCAACCGTGGCACTGAGCCCGTCCGGCAGCACCCGCGGCAAGTTCCCCGGAATTCCACCGCCGGTGACGTGACACATGGCGTGTACATCGGTGCTCTTCAATAGCTCCAGCAGTGGCAACGTATAGATGCGCGTGGGTTCCAGCAGGGCTTCACCCAAGGAACGATCGAGGCCCTCGGGTGTGGCGAACAAGTCGAGACCGGTATCCGCGATTACCTTACGCACCAGGCTGTAACCGTTCGAGTGGAACCCACTGGAGGCCATCGCGATGAGCACGTCGCCGGCCCGCACCCGCTCGGGTCCGAGAACCGAATCGGCCTCGACGATCCCCGTGGCGCACGCGGCGACGTCGTACTCGTCCTCACTCATCAAGCCCGGGTGCTCGGCGGTCTCGCCGCCAACGAGTGCTGTGCCGGCCATCCGGCAGCCGTCGGCAATACCGCCGACGATCGCGGCGATCTGCTCGGGCACGACCTTGCCGCACGCGATGTAGTCCTGCAGATACAGCGGTTCTGCACCGCACACCACGATGTCGTCGACCACCATCGCGACCAGATCTTGCCCGATCGTGTCGTGCTTATCGAGTTGGCGCGCGATCGCGACCTTGGTACCGACACCGTCCGTCGACGAGGCCAGCAGCGGCTGTCGCCACTTGCTCACGTCGAGTCGGAACAGACCGGCGAACCCGCCGAGTCCGCCCACCACCTCGGGCCGGGACGCGGACGCGACCTTGGCCTTCATCAACTCGACTGCTCGGTCGCCGGCCTCCAGATCGACTCCAGCAGCGGCGTACGTCGAGGACTTAGAAACGTCGGTCATGCCCCTAGTCTGCCGGAGCGAGCCGCCGATGCGCCCCTCAGGGGCCGCGCTGAGGCGCATGTCTCTACACTCACGCCGTTATCGCGCACGTCACGCCTCTACGATGACGACATGGCACTTTTCTCCGGCATTACCGAAGCACCGCGCGACCCGATCCTAGGACTCACGGAGGCGTTCAACGCCGACCCTAAGCAGGAGAAGGTCAACCTCGCGGTGGGCGTGTATTACGGCGATAACGGCACCATTCCGCTGCTCGATTGCGTGCGCTCGGCCGAGGCGCGGTTGGCCGAGGCTCCGTCGGCTCGCGGCTACCTGCCGATCGACGGCATGAAGACGTACGACGCGGCCGTCAAGACCCTCGTGTTCGGCGAGCAGGCCGATGCCGACCGCATCGCGACCGTGCAGACCCTCGGCGGCACTGGGGCGCTGCGCGTCGGCGGCGATCTCCTGCGCCAGACATACCCGACGTCGAAGGTGCTGATCAGTGACCCCTCGTGGGAGAACCACCGCGCGGTGTTCAGCCGGGCCGGTTTCGAGGTCGAGACGTACCCCTACTACGACGCGGAGGCACGCGGGATCCGCTTCGATGACATGATCGCCGCGCTGCGCGCTGCCGAGGCAAACACCGTGGTGGTCTTGCACGCGTGCTGCCACAACCCGACCGGCTATGACCTCACCGACGAACAGTGGGACACCGTCATCGAGGTTGTCCGCGAACGAAACCTGGTCGCGTTCCTCGATATGGCTTACCAGGGCTTCGGCGCCGGGATCGCCGAGGATGGCGCGGTCATCGGCAAGTTCGCTGCCGCTGGACTGAACTTCCTCGCCGCTACATCCTTCTCCAAGAACTTCAGCCTGTACGGCGAGCGCGTCGGCGCCCTGTCGGCGTACTGCGCGGACGCCGGCGAGGCCGCGCGTGTGCTGTCCCAGTTGAAGGTCCTGATCCGCACCAATTACTCGAACCCGCCCACGCACGGCGCCGCTGTCGTGTCTGCCGTGCTCGCGGACGCCGAACTGCGCAAGGTGTGGGAAGCCGAACTCGGCGGAATGCGCGATCGAATCCGCGCCGTGCGTGCTGACCTGGTTGCCGGCCTACAGGCTGCGGGCGTCACCTCGGACGTCTCATACATCACGACCCAGCGTGGCATGTTCTCCTACTCCGGACTTGGCAAGGAGCAAATGGAGCGGATGCGCACAGAATTCGGCGTCTACGGCACCGATTCGGGCCGTATCTGCGTCGCAGCTATCAATGCGGGCAACATTGACCGCGTAGTGCAGGCGATCGCCGCGGTGATCTAGCACGCTCGGCCGGTTCTGCGGGGCTGCGAGTAACGCTCGACACTCGATAGCGTTACTCGCAGCCCGCAGAACTTCATGAGAGAGACGGACGGATATGCGCGAGCAGTTCCAGGTCAACCTGCGCGGCATCGTGGAGATACTCTCGCATCACCTCTACTCCAGCCCTCGGGTCTACCTGCGCGAATTGATCCAGAACGGCCGCGACGCGATCACCGCGCGCCGCAATCTCGATCCGTCAACCTCCGGGGCCATTCAGATCCGAGTGGACGCCACGAATGGCGCTCTGATCATCAGCGATAACGGCATCGGGCTCACCGCGGACGAGATGCGTAGTCTGCTCGCGACGATTGGCGCCTCCTCCAAGCGGTCGGACTTCTCGTCCGTACGCAGCGATTTCCTCGGTCAGTTCGGCATCGGTCTGCTGTCCTGCTTCCTGATCTCCGACGAGATCGAGGTCCGCTCGCGCAGCGCGAAGACTGCCGACGCTGGTACGGATCGCTGGGTCGGGTACGCCGACGGCACATTCACGGTCACGCCGGCCGACGAGCCGCTCGACTCACCCGGGACCGAAGTCGTGGTGCGTCCTCGCCGCGGGGAACATGAATGGACCAGCGCCGCGCGAGTGCGCACGCTCGCCGAAGACTTCGCTCGCTACCTCGAGGTGCCGATTCACGTTGACGGCGAGTTGGTGAGCCAGCAGATCCCACCGTGGCGGATGCCGCGCGAGCAGGCAGAAGCCTTCTGCCGTCGAGAGTTCGGGTTCGCGCCGCTGGACGTGCTCCCACTTCACTTCGACCTGCTCGGGTTCAACGGCGTCGCGTACGTCCTGGATTCACCTGGACGTATCGGCGATCGGGCCGGGGACACTGTTTACGCGCGTGGAATGCTGCTTTCGACGCGCAACGATCAATTGGCCCCACCGTGGGCATATTTCGTGCGGATCGTCGCTGACTGCGGTCCGCTGGCACCCACCGCATCGCGCGAAGCGCTGCAGGAGAATGCGCTGCTCGGCGACGTCAAGAAGGCGATCGGACGGAGGATCCGCGACCACATCGACGATATGTCCGCCGACTCCCCCGCCCGATTTGCGGCATTCTGCGACGTCCACGCGACCGGCCTACGAGCTCTGGCGGTCAACGACGACGAGATGCTGGACTTCGTCTGTCGGCACCTGCCAGTCGTCTCCACGGTCGGTCGCCGTCCCCTGGATGACCTGCTCGCGCAGTACGACGACGTCCACTTCGTTCGGTCCGTCGCGGAGTACGGCGGCCTCGCGGACCTGTCGCGCGCGCAGGGCATGGTGCTGATCAATGGCGGCTATGTCTACGAATCAGAGATTTTGGGCAAGGCGCAGGCTCGACGTCCTCAGGCGCGGATCTCCGAACTCGATCTACTCAGCGTGATCGACTTACTCCCGGAGCCACGCGAAGCCGACCGCCAATTGGCTGCGCGGGTCATCGCGGCCTGGGACGAGTTACCGATCTCGGCCGACGTCCGGCTCCGATTGAAGTCGTTCTCGCCGGTTTCTACCCCGTCGCTGTTCGCTCCCGGCCGCACGTACATGCCCGATGTCAACGAAGATCCCGATCCAATGGCTGACATATTGGGCGAGTTCGCCGTGGTACCCGAAAATGTCCCGCCCCAGCTGGTCCTGAACCTGCTCAGCCCACCGGTGCGTGCGCTGGGTGCGACATCGCGCGGTGACATCGCGCGCGACTCAATTCGCTCCCTGTATGGACTCGGACTGCTGTTGGCCGGACAGCAACTCGGCGAACACCAAGCCCTCGCCCTCAGCCAGTCCCTACACACCTTGATCGTCGCGGCGGCCGATCGACAGAACCCATCTATACAAGGAGACAGCGCGCCATGGTGATTCGCCACGACGATGAGTGGCCAGCCGACCTAGAGGACGTGCTCGACGATCTCGTCGAGCGCTACCTGGCTCTCGACACGCTGGATGACCCAGAACAACTGGAAGCAGCTGCGGAAGCGCTGTACACGGACGTGGCCGCCATCGAGTATCCGCAGCTGATGCTGATGGTGCTCGCGAGTTTGTACTCGTCCCAGTACGACCGCGATGCCGGGGCCGAATCGCTCGGGACCTACTTGCGAATGAATCGCATCATCGTCAAGCACCGCGACGCTATCGATCCGACGATCGCCGAAAACATGCAAATGCTGATCGTGATCGCCGCCGGGACGCTGGCTCAGATGCCCGACGTACCACTGTCTCGGATCATCGCGTTGCTGGATGCCGCCGAACAGCAAGTACGCGCCGCCGGCGATCCCCTGGATAACGTGCTGCTCAGCCGTGGCGTGGTGGCCGCGCTGTGCGGCGACTTGGACGGCGCCCGCACCTACCGTGAGCAATGGCGCGCCGCCGAGCCGTACTCCTCACCGGTGCCACGCACCGCTGCGCTCCAGATGGACGCG contains:
- a CDS encoding amino acid aminotransferase yields the protein MALFSGITEAPRDPILGLTEAFNADPKQEKVNLAVGVYYGDNGTIPLLDCVRSAEARLAEAPSARGYLPIDGMKTYDAAVKTLVFGEQADADRIATVQTLGGTGALRVGGDLLRQTYPTSKVLISDPSWENHRAVFSRAGFEVETYPYYDAEARGIRFDDMIAALRAAEANTVVVLHACCHNPTGYDLTDEQWDTVIEVVRERNLVAFLDMAYQGFGAGIAEDGAVIGKFAAAGLNFLAATSFSKNFSLYGERVGALSAYCADAGEAARVLSQLKVLIRTNYSNPPTHGAAVVSAVLADAELRKVWEAELGGMRDRIRAVRADLVAGLQAAGVTSDVSYITTQRGMFSYSGLGKEQMERMRTEFGVYGTDSGRICVAAINAGNIDRVVQAIAAVI
- a CDS encoding HSP90 family protein, whose protein sequence is MREQFQVNLRGIVEILSHHLYSSPRVYLRELIQNGRDAITARRNLDPSTSGAIQIRVDATNGALIISDNGIGLTADEMRSLLATIGASSKRSDFSSVRSDFLGQFGIGLLSCFLISDEIEVRSRSAKTADAGTDRWVGYADGTFTVTPADEPLDSPGTEVVVRPRRGEHEWTSAARVRTLAEDFARYLEVPIHVDGELVSQQIPPWRMPREQAEAFCRREFGFAPLDVLPLHFDLLGFNGVAYVLDSPGRIGDRAGDTVYARGMLLSTRNDQLAPPWAYFVRIVADCGPLAPTASREALQENALLGDVKKAIGRRIRDHIDDMSADSPARFAAFCDVHATGLRALAVNDDEMLDFVCRHLPVVSTVGRRPLDDLLAQYDDVHFVRSVAEYGGLADLSRAQGMVLINGGYVYESEILGKAQARRPQARISELDLLSVIDLLPEPREADRQLAARVIAAWDELPISADVRLRLKSFSPVSTPSLFAPGRTYMPDVNEDPDPMADILGEFAVVPENVPPQLVLNLLSPPVRALGATSRGDIARDSIRSLYGLGLLLAGQQLGEHQALALSQSLHTLIVAAADRQNPSIQGDSAPW